Below is a window of Acidobacteriota bacterium DNA.
TGTTATCCCGGTCGACGGGGGGATGCTCGCGGGCTAGCGCCAGTGTTGAGTTCTCAGTTTTGAGTTTTGAGTTGGCCTCCGCCCACTTAGAGAACCCTCCCGGGGGGGTGGGTGGGAACTCATAACTCAAAACTCAGCGCGGCGGGATGATCTCGATGCGCCTGGAATCATCATTCTCGGTTGTGATCGAAACGCTCCATGTGCGCGCGTCGGGCGGAATCCAGGTGGCCAACAGATGCTTCGGCCATTCGACGGCAATCACCGCCATCGGGTCCGAAAACAAATCCGCGAGGCCGATCTCCCGAAGATCGGCGACGTTTTCGGCGAGGCGATAGAGGTCGATGTGATGAAGGGCCGTGACGTCTCGAGTGTTGCAGTCGTAGGTCTGCAACAGGACAAAGCTCGGCGATGAAACTGCCTCCGGGTCGCCACCCAGGCCGGCGACCATTCCGCGTACAAAGGTCGTCTTGCCGGCTGCGAGATCGCCCATCATCAGGACGATGTCGCCGCCCCGAAGCCGCATGGAAAGCTCGGCACCCGTGCTCTCGGTTGCGTCGGGCGATCGACTTCGGAAATCCTGGTGCGGGCTCACAGTTCCTCGAGCTCTCTCCAGGCGAGGGCCACCAGATCGGGTAGGCGCGACGCGGGCACCGCTGCCGGCCAGGTTTCTCCACCGATCTCTCCGGCGCGCCCGTGCAGCCAGCAACCGACGACAGCAGCACGCGCGGGATCGAGGCCTTGCGCGAGAAGGGCGCCGATCGTGCCGCTGAGAACGTCACCCGAACCTCCGGATGCGAGACCGGCATCCCCGGTCGGATTGATGACGACGGCGCCATCGGCCTCCGCGATGACGGTTCGGAAACCTTTGGCGACGACGACGGCCTGGGCCCGGGCTGCGGCCTCCCGCGCCGCACCGATCCGATCCGCCACGACTTCCTCGGTGGTGCGGCCGAGAAGTCTCGCAAGCTCGCCCGGATGTGGCGTCAGTATCGGAGGCAGAGCTCGGCCGGCAACACGCTCGGGCCGCCCGGCGAGAAGATTGATGGCGTCAGCGTCCAGGAGGAGGCCTCCCTCCCAGTTCTCGAGAATCCACTCGAGGACCTCGGCGGCGCCTGTTCCGGTCCCCATCCCGGGCCCCGTCACGATCGTAGTCATCCGATCGAGGATGGCTTCGAGGCCATCCGGCCCCGCCATTTCGCCGTTACCGTTGGCTTGCATGCGGTGCGTCATCGCTTCGAGACAGGCACCATCGACGACTGGCACGGCTGGATGAGGCACCGCCATTGTCACCAGGCCGGCACCAGCGACGACCGCTGCTCGGCCCGCCATCGCAACGGCTCCGCCGCGGCCCTCGGCACCGGCGACCACCAGCAGGTGACCGTGATCTCCCTTGTGCGAGTTTACCTGTCGATCCGGCAGGAGCAGTGCGATGTCCAGGGGTTCGACCCAGTGAACGGTACTTCCGGCCTCGAGGACCTCTTCCGGAATGCCGATATCGACCACCGCAACCTCTCCGCAGCAGACGCAGGCCGGGGGCATGACGTGGCAGATCTTGAGGGCGCCAAAGGTCACCGTCAGGTCCGCAGGCATGACCGGACCCGGAATGGCAGGTGACGAGCCGCTCAACCCGGTCGGCACATCGACCGCAAGAACAGAGGTGCCCGAGCCCTCGACTCGCAACGCAACCTCTGCGAGACGCCCGCCGAGGGGGCGGTCGATGCCGGTGCCGAGCAGCGAATCGATGACGAGATCCGGCGGATCCGGCGCGAGTTCGGCGTCCAGGGCGGCGAGATCCTCGCCCTCCACCCGCTCGATCGGCAGGTGGAGGGTTTCGGCGCGTCGGTAGTTCTCGGCCGCATCCGGACTGAGCGTGTCCGGGTCCGCAAACAAGATCACTTTGATCTCGACGCCTTCGCCGGAGAGGAGGCGTGCGGCCGCGAGGCCGTCGCCGCCATTATTGCCCCTCCCGCAGAGGATGAGGATCCTGCGGGCCTCCGGAAAGCTCTCACGCACCGCGTCGGCGACACCCGACGCGGCGTTCTCCATCAACTCCAGACCCGGGATCTCCAGATCTTCGATGGTGTGCCGATCCGCTTCACGCATAGAGTCGTTGTCGAGAACCGGGAGCATCGTTCCTCCTGCTGAGATTGTACTCCGGGGTTGTCGGTTGAGGTGGTGCGAATCGAGGACGCCGAGCTGCGAAATTCTCCCGAGAAGAGGCCTGTGGACTCCTCTCCAGCCCAAAACTCGACGGCAGGCGTCAGCGTTTGAACCAGGGTGCGGTCTCGGTCGGCGGCTGGACGTCAAAGAGGATGAGCTCCTCCCCCCACTCGTCGATGAGCCCCTGAATGTGATCGACGAGCTTGTCTCGTCGGGCGAAGAGCGCCTTGATCTCTGTCTTGGTCAGGTACTGATCTAGGGCCTCGTCAGCCGCGCTCCGATCGAGCTCCCTCAGGGTATTCCAGAGTCGCCGGTCGCAGTGGGTGATCGCTTCGGGGTAGAGGAGGTCTTTCGAATCCCCGAAACAGCGTGTGCAATCGATGAACCAGTGCCGCCAGTTGCCGTCGATGAGGAGGTTGCCGAGGTTGGCATCGCGGTTGGCCGTGAGGTTGTTGAAGAGATATTGGATCGACTGCTGTTGATTGAAGCGCGCGATAGATGGTGGCTCAATGCCTTGCTCGCGCCTCTTGGACTCGAGGAGCGTGCCTTCGAGCCAGATCTGCACCGAA
It encodes the following:
- the tsaE gene encoding tRNA (adenosine(37)-N6)-threonylcarbamoyltransferase complex ATPase subunit type 1 TsaE; its protein translation is MSPHQDFRSRSPDATESTGAELSMRLRGGDIVLMMGDLAAGKTTFVRGMVAGLGGDPEAVSSPSFVLLQTYDCNTRDVTALHHIDLYRLAENVADLREIGLADLFSDPMAVIAVEWPKHLLATWIPPDARTWSVSITTENDDSRRIEIIPPR
- a CDS encoding NAD(P)H-hydrate dehydratase, with product MLPVLDNDSMREADRHTIEDLEIPGLELMENAASGVADAVRESFPEARRILILCGRGNNGGDGLAAARLLSGEGVEIKVILFADPDTLSPDAAENYRRAETLHLPIERVEGEDLAALDAELAPDPPDLVIDSLLGTGIDRPLGGRLAEVALRVEGSGTSVLAVDVPTGLSGSSPAIPGPVMPADLTVTFGALKICHVMPPACVCCGEVAVVDIGIPEEVLEAGSTVHWVEPLDIALLLPDRQVNSHKGDHGHLLVVAGAEGRGGAVAMAGRAAVVAGAGLVTMAVPHPAVPVVDGACLEAMTHRMQANGNGEMAGPDGLEAILDRMTTIVTGPGMGTGTGAAEVLEWILENWEGGLLLDADAINLLAGRPERVAGRALPPILTPHPGELARLLGRTTEEVVADRIGAAREAAARAQAVVVAKGFRTVIAEADGAVVINPTGDAGLASGGSGDVLSGTIGALLAQGLDPARAAVVGCWLHGRAGEIGGETWPAAVPASRLPDLVALAWRELEEL